The region ATACGCCGCCAACCTAGCAACATGCGGAGCAGCCATGCTCGTCCCGCTCATCGCCGCACTGGCATGATTATCTCCAAACCCAGCCGACATGACGTCCACCCCGGGAGCAAAGAtatcaacccccttcccataaCTGGAAAACCCAGCTCTGGTACCATTCTGGTCCGTGGCCACAACAGTAATCGCATCAGGACACAAAGCAGGCGAGATTGCCCCCAGTTTTGGGCTGGTTGGACGTGGGTTTTTGAGGTTGAAATGGGGGGCTTTGGGGGGTGCCTCAttggtgttgctgtctcTTTTGGAGTTGGTCGGCGCGAGGAGATGGAAGATGGTATTGGCTTGGGTGGTGACTAGGGCGTTGGTTCAACGCGCTTgatctgttgttgttgttgttgttgttgttgtcagtAGAGCTCTTGATGGTTGGAAATGAGCAAGCTGTCTCACAAAGTCCAGCTGCTTGAGCTGCTCAACGTGCTCGGGGTCAAGGTGTCCATGGAAGGCTCGAAACCCGGACCCGATGTTGAAGTGCCGGATGACACCGGCGTATTGATTGGACGGCTGTTGAGAATTTTTGCGCCGTGGCGTGAATACCCACGGTATGGGCAAGAAACTGCTCATGAGAGAGATCAGGGCCGTCGTGGAATTGGACCGAGTACTCATTCGCGAGCGACTTTTGGGTATTGGGGTCGGAAGGGGAGTGAGGAGAATGAAATGTCGCCGGGATGGCGTTGACGAAGACATCCGTCAGTCGGATGAGGCTTGAAGTGAGTGAATTCAATGTTGGAGTCATGTTGCCGAGACGTAAACAAATTGGCAGTCGAAGATGAACAAAACAAATCtcgatgttgatgagaaaTGGGTAGTGATATGTCCCAGAGCAGATGCCTAAATACAATGAAGTCGAAGGCAACCGTGGTCGTTACGTGGAAGGGGTTGCATGAGCACGCAGATGATGTTGCCTTTAAGACCTGGACAGGTATCCCAGCAAACGGAGGTTTGTATTCATCCCACTGGGAACAGTAGCCACGCACTTGTCATGAAACATCATCTCAAGATCTTGAAACAATTGTCATTCTTCATAAGGCATCAATCCAAGGTATCTAAACAACAATAAGCACGTAACCCCATTCTAAACTCCAGCTCGTCTGACTGACCGGTCAGGCGTCTACATCCTGAGGCCACCAATCGGTTAGTGACCATCCGTCATTGCCCAAACCCATTAATCACCGGAATTACCAGAAAACAGCTCCTCGAATGACCCATGTTGATTAACTCCTTACAGgctttctccttctcgagGCCTCAAACTCCACAGCATCGTTACCGAAGGGATGGTTCGGGGAATAACCTCCGCCGTTAGTGTAGTACTGCTCGGGAGCGCCCCGCGGGGTGCGAGTAGTCGAGGTTGGAGAATACGCGCGACCTTCTTCATCCCTCACTTTTCCCGGCcggggcggcggaggaggcgctgCCTGAGGTGGCCGTGTCGTGTATCCAGTGTCTGGAACATGATCAGTCTCCACAGTCACTTCCGGTCTGATGGGCCCGTAAGTGGTGCTCGGGGCATGagtggatggtggtggaggagcctgggaggggggctgaGAGTATCTAGTGTTGTCATCGTACCCTCTGCTTGGTTGCGGCTGTGGCGTGAACTCCCCACTGGAGGGCTGTCGCGAGCGTCTTGACCGTTTGCTGGTGCTTCGACGTACTGGCTTGGGAGCCTCATCATCGGACGTCGACTCGCCATCTTCGGGTGCATCCTCGGCGTATGCCCTGAGCTCCTTGCGCATGGCAAGACTGGCACAGATATCCTTGGCCTCTTCGATGGCCTTCTTCTGGACCTTCAATGTCTGTCTCCGATCCCTTGTCTCCTTGTTCTCGGCAGCGATAGCCTCGACAATCTCGTTGCTCAAGCCCAAGACTTCGACCGAGTTGAAGATGCCGTACATGCCCTGAAGCAGATGTCTCTCGACAACCTGGACAATGGTATTGCGGATGAAGGTCTTGGCAGCGAGCTCATAGTAGATAAGCATCTTCTCGAGCACTTCTTCGGCTTCCGTGTACCGGGCACCATTTTGTGAGCTGGCGATGTGCCAGGCTCGCAAGCGCTCCTCGTACTCAGGGTCGTAGGGTTGGACCTCGAGGTTCTGGTCTTGCATGAGGAGATCCAGTTCGCGCTGGGCTTTGGCCATCAGAGCCTTCATTTGGGGGTCGAGGAAATGACGCCGGAGCGGCTCGCGCATGCGCTTCGGCCAAGCATAGTCGATAAGCTCACCGAGAAACTCGTTGCAAACAACGCCTAGGTTGTCCTTGTGCTCTTGGGCCAGCTTGGGCCAGTTCTCCGAGTAACTCTGGAAGAGCATGTAAACAGCTCGGGGTTTGGCGTCCATTGGGAATTCAGTACCGCGGATCTGTCGTAGCAACATTTCAACCTCGCTAGTCACAAACTCTCGCTTAGCATGGTTAATCGGAGCAGGATCGTCGAGGTCTCCTGATGCGGGGGGCATGGCGAAGTTGAGCTTGCGGCCCTGGGCCCTGATTCTTTGCGAAAAGCGGTCATTTTCTTCGCTAGCACGGGCGCGGAGGTTCTGCGCTGGCGTGCCTCTCGGGTCGGCAGTAACTCTGAAGAAGGTCTTCTTCGGAGGGTTCTTGTAGAAGCCGTATACAGCTGGAATGACAAGTTCCTTGGATGCCGAGAAGAGTTCAACGAGCTCAATCCGCATCTCCTCCGGGGTGTCCTTGCCGATGCCTAGGGATTCGAGTTCGGCGTTGGTGTCGTCAAGTGCCTTTTGGATCTGCTTGCGCAAGATATGGACGTGCTTTCCGATGtgaagctggagctggacgCTGAGCTTCTGCATCAATGCCCTTGTGCCACAAATGTTACGTGGGACTTGGGCCCATTTTCCGCTGTTAAAGAAGGAATCCTCTACCCGACGTCTCTCCTCCGGGGTGGGCCATGGCTGGCCGGCCTCTCGGGGTCCGGGGTTCAGGAGAACATACCAGCCCAAGCGGAAATCGTTTCTCTTGTCCTTGTTCATGACGAGGTCGATGAACTTGTCTTCGAGGCCAATCGACTCGGTAAGGTCGGGCTTGGTCAACACACCAATGGTTCTTGACCCATTGGGATCGAAATGCCGTGCCTTGGTGAGAATAGGGGCTTGAACGTAATCCGAATTTCCGCCGACGACTGCCAGAATGATGGTGCGAGAGCTCTTCATGTAGCGATCGGAAAGGGCCTCGATAGTTCGGATATCTTCGAGCGATTGGTCGTTGTTGGCGTTGCGAACGAGGCCAGGCAAGTCGACGAGGGTCAGAAGGGGCATATCAGGACCCCTTTTCTCCACCACAAGGATATCTCGAGCAGCAAAGCGGCCGGGGATGTTCTTTGGCGCAATCATGTCGACAGCCGACCGCATGAGCTGCTCAAACGGCATGTTGGTGTTAACCATTCCGCCAAACtgcctcaacctctcctgcTCGGGAAATGGTCTGTTCTTGTCGGGAATGACAGACACTGTGATGCTGGCTTGTGGTGCCCTCCTCAGCCTGATTTCGGTTGCAAATCTGGTACAGGCGCCGGCATCTCGTGGAAAAGGGGTGCCGGTGATAGCCTCGAGGACGGAGCTCTTGCCGGCGCTCTGgtcgccgacgacgacgatctGTGGGAGCTTGACATTGTCAAGTTGGGCAAACTGAAGCTTGTCAATAAGATCGAGGAGAGCGCGTTGGTCTCCGGCCAGCTCCTGGGCGTCCAGGGCGACCTCTAGCCTGGTGACCATGTCGAGCGAGAAGTATATAGGATGCTGGTAGGTGTGCTATGCAGTTGGATATAATGATGGAATATGTCGGTAAATATAGGGAAAGTTTGGTGATAGATGCGCAAACAGCTATGGCTCAGCTGTGAGGCTTGATAGGGGGAAATGGCACACGGGACAGGAACAGCAAGAGGAGAACACCAGAGATGTAT is a window of Podospora pseudopauciseta strain CBS 411.78 chromosome 1, whole genome shotgun sequence DNA encoding:
- a CDS encoding hypothetical protein (EggNog:ENOG503PA0B; COG:U), which codes for MVTRLEVALDAQELAGDQRALLDLIDKLQFAQLDNVKLPQIVVVGDQSAGKSSVLEAITGTPFPRDAGACTRFATEIRLRRAPQASITVSVIPDKNRPFPEQERLRQFGGMVNTNMPFEQLMRSAVDMIAPKNIPGRFAARDILVVEKRGPDMPLLTLVDLPGLVRNANNDQSLEDIRTIEALSDRYMKSSRTIILAVVGGNSDYVQAPILTKARHFDPNGSRTIGVLTKPDLTESIGLEDKFIDLVMNKDKRNDFRLGWYVLLNPGPREAGQPWPTPEERRRVEDSFFNSGKWAQVPRNICGTRALMQKLSVQLQLHIGKHVHILRKQIQKALDDTNAELESLGIGKDTPEEMRIELVELFSASKELVIPAVYGFYKNPPKKTFFRVTADPRGTPAQNLRARASEENDRFSQRIRAQGRKLNFAMPPASGDLDDPAPINHAKREFVTSEVEMLLRQIRGTEFPMDAKPRAVYMLFQSYSENWPKLAQEHKDNLGVVCNEFLGELIDYAWPKRMREPLRRHFLDPQMKALMAKAQRELDLLMQDQNLEVQPYDPEYEERLRAWHIASSQNGARYTEAEEVLEKMLIYYELAAKTFIRNTIVQVVERHLLQGMYGIFNSVEVLGLSNEIVEAIAAENKETRDRRQTLKVQKKAIEEAKDICASLAMRKELRAYAEDAPEDGESTSDDEAPKPVRRSTSKRSRRSRQPSSGEFTPQPQPSRGYDDNTRYSQPPSQAPPPPSTHAPSTTYGPIRPEVTVETDHVPDTGYTTRPPQAAPPPPPRPGKVRDEEGRAYSPTSTTRTPRGAPEQYYTNGGGYSPNHPFGNDAVEFEASRRRKPVRS